In Geopsychrobacter electrodiphilus DSM 16401, a single window of DNA contains:
- the atpB gene encoding F0F1 ATP synthase subunit A, which produces MIHPFLFLQWLTEQLHLNIGEHVTYTWLVMVILIVVAFVATRAVSLVPSGAQNLMEAVVSGVEGLLEETMGEEGKSYFPLIATLALFILVSNLIALIPGFAPPTANVNTNAALALTVFVITHAVGIRKHGAGYLKHFMGPIWWLAPLIFIIEIIGHLARPLSLTLRLFGNMWGHEIVLMIFIALVPLIVPVPMMLMGVLIAFIQTFVFTLLAMIYIAGALEESH; this is translated from the coding sequence ATGATTCATCCCTTTTTATTTCTGCAGTGGTTGACTGAGCAGTTGCACCTCAATATCGGTGAGCATGTGACCTACACCTGGTTGGTTATGGTTATTCTGATTGTGGTTGCTTTTGTCGCGACTCGTGCGGTCAGCCTGGTTCCGAGCGGTGCGCAGAATCTGATGGAAGCAGTTGTTTCCGGCGTCGAGGGTCTTCTCGAAGAGACGATGGGTGAAGAGGGGAAGTCCTACTTCCCGTTGATTGCCACCTTGGCGCTGTTTATTCTGGTTTCAAACCTGATCGCGCTGATTCCCGGTTTCGCTCCTCCAACGGCAAATGTCAACACCAATGCGGCCTTGGCATTAACGGTTTTCGTCATTACCCATGCCGTCGGTATCAGGAAACATGGTGCGGGTTATCTTAAGCATTTTATGGGGCCGATCTGGTGGCTGGCGCCGCTGATTTTTATCATTGAAATTATCGGCCATCTGGCTCGTCCGCTCTCTCTGACTCTGCGTCTATTCGGTAATATGTGGGGACATGAGATTGTACTGATGATCTTCATCGCGCTGGTGCCTTTGATCGTACCCGTACCGATGATGCTGATGGGGGTGTTAATTGCCTTTATTCAAACCTTTGTTTTTACCCTTCTGGCTATGATCTATATCGCCGGCGCTTTAGAAGAATCTCACTAA
- a CDS encoding AMP-dependent synthetase/ligase — protein MSNLPYKSIPAMLRDTTSHHGERPAISYKKQGKIITLSYAEFYQRVLMAARGLRKAGMSPGDKVAIFSENRAGWAISDLGIQAARGITVPIYATNTGEQAAYVINHSGARIVFVSTRQQYEKLLSVRDQLKNIDLVVSYDRFLGLREMPVYSLYQLSEVSYPLSDKETREIEGWIDKIEPQDLITVIYTSGTTGPPKGVMLSQANMVFNATAGMKKLEGLDPTEVFLSFLPLSHVLERTAGYHAALLCGCHIAFAESVDKVVENILDFRPSVMVSVPRLFEKIYSRIYENIHQSSTLKRKLFHRAVRRGRDYTKLRYIQPGPIGLLLRLEHKLLDRLVFSKIRARFGGNLRYFISGGAPLDKTIIEFMWTIGIPTFEGYGLTETSPAITLNAPWHVRFGSVGTLLEETEAKLAEDGELLVRGPQVMSGYYNDPQATAEAFDDGWFKTGDIATIDEDGYIFIVDRKKEIIVTSGGKNIAPQAVENELRLDKYISQAYVFGDRKPYLVALLTPNIDRVLEFAKAEKLPYLDTNELVSSSRTLKLYTERVAEVNKHLPPYETIKNFVLLPHEFSIEGGELTPTLKMKRKVIYEKYRDKIEGLYYDQSATAPTPNGGKS, from the coding sequence ATGAGCAACCTGCCCTACAAATCGATCCCAGCCATGCTGCGCGACACCACCTCACACCATGGCGAGCGCCCGGCCATCAGCTACAAAAAACAGGGTAAGATCATTACCCTGAGCTACGCCGAATTCTATCAGCGAGTGCTGATGGCCGCCCGGGGTTTGCGTAAAGCTGGCATGTCCCCGGGAGACAAGGTAGCGATTTTTTCAGAAAACCGCGCCGGCTGGGCAATCTCAGACCTGGGGATACAAGCTGCCCGCGGGATTACTGTCCCAATCTACGCCACTAATACCGGCGAACAGGCGGCATATGTCATCAATCACAGCGGGGCCCGCATTGTCTTTGTATCGACCCGCCAGCAATATGAAAAACTCCTTTCGGTGCGCGATCAGCTTAAGAATATAGATTTGGTCGTATCATATGATCGCTTTCTCGGCCTGCGCGAGATGCCGGTTTATTCACTCTATCAACTGTCAGAAGTCTCTTATCCGCTCTCCGATAAGGAGACCCGGGAGATTGAAGGCTGGATCGACAAAATCGAACCGCAAGATCTGATCACCGTGATCTATACCTCTGGCACCACCGGTCCGCCAAAGGGGGTCATGCTCAGCCAGGCGAACATGGTTTTTAATGCCACGGCCGGCATGAAAAAACTCGAAGGGCTCGACCCTACGGAAGTTTTTCTCAGTTTTTTACCGTTAAGCCACGTTCTGGAGCGCACCGCCGGCTACCATGCGGCTCTGCTCTGCGGCTGTCATATCGCCTTTGCCGAAAGCGTTGACAAAGTGGTCGAGAATATCCTCGACTTCCGCCCCAGTGTCATGGTCAGCGTGCCGCGCCTGTTCGAAAAGATCTACTCACGTATTTACGAAAATATTCATCAATCGAGCACCCTGAAGCGCAAGCTTTTTCATCGTGCGGTGCGCCGCGGTCGGGATTACACTAAACTCCGCTATATCCAGCCTGGCCCGATCGGTTTGCTTCTGCGCCTCGAGCACAAACTGCTGGACCGTCTGGTCTTCAGCAAGATCCGCGCACGCTTCGGCGGCAATCTGCGTTATTTCATTTCGGGTGGCGCCCCGCTCGACAAGACGATCATCGAGTTCATGTGGACCATCGGCATCCCGACTTTCGAGGGCTACGGCCTGACAGAAACCAGCCCGGCCATCACGTTGAATGCTCCCTGGCACGTCCGTTTCGGCTCGGTCGGAACCCTGCTCGAAGAAACTGAAGCAAAACTCGCCGAAGACGGTGAACTGCTGGTCAGGGGCCCACAGGTGATGAGCGGGTACTACAACGACCCACAGGCGACCGCAGAAGCCTTTGATGATGGATGGTTTAAAACCGGCGACATCGCGACGATCGACGAAGATGGCTATATCTTTATCGTCGATCGCAAAAAAGAGATCATTGTCACCTCTGGCGGCAAAAACATCGCACCGCAGGCTGTTGAAAACGAACTGCGTCTCGATAAATATATCTCGCAGGCTTACGTCTTCGGGGACCGCAAACCCTATCTGGTGGCACTCCTGACACCCAACATCGACCGGGTTCTTGAGTTCGCCAAGGCCGAAAAGCTCCCTTATCTCGACACCAACGAACTGGTCAGCAGTAGCCGGACGCTCAAACTTTATACCGAGCGGGTCGCCGAGGTGAACAAACATCTTCCCCCCTATGAAACCATCAAGAATTTCGTCCTGCTGCCACACGAATTTTCAATCGAAGGCGGCGAGTTAACCCCGACTCTGAAGATGAAACGTAAGGTCATCTATGAGAAATATCGGGACAAAATAGAAGGTCTTTACTACGACCAAAGTGCCACCGCACCAACCCCCAACGGAGGAAAATCATGA
- a CDS encoding 3-hydroxyacyl-CoA dehydrogenase/enoyl-CoA hydratase family protein: MRQINKVAVLGAGVMGATIAAHLANAGLDVLMLDIVPNALAPQEEAAGLTLESPQVRNRIVANGREALKKLKPAPLFLPEYLQQIDIGNLSDDLARLKECDWVIEVVIERMDIKKTLLTSLIPHLAEGAILTSNTSGLSINELAEVLPVEVQKNFLVTHFFNPPRYMRLLEIVPCTKTDPEVVRGLADFITRRLGKGVVYAKDTANFIANRIGVYAIFKGLEHMLEMGLTVEEVDSIAGPATARPKSAAFRTADLVGIDTLVHVANNSYEYLPNDEEREVFKIPAFMQQMVEKGLLGNKSRQGFYKIDKSGGKKQIFYYDYNTGEYKPAEKPKFASVTAVKMIDDPAKKVAMMIAAGDKGSEYAWRTLRDSLLYTLKRIPEIADDVVNVDNAMKWGFNWEIGPFEMFDAIGVKNFVKRCDSEQIVVPDVLRGIDSFYRFNAQGVKEYFDLGSNDYQAVERPAGVIDLQILRKAQGVVEKNAGSSLHDLGDGVFGLEFHSKMNAISGDILAMTQKAVKRAETEGVGLVVGNQGTNFSVGANLMLMAVALAEGAYDDINMMIKQFQKATMSLKLSKVPVVVAPFGMTLGGGCEYALHASAINASAETYMGLVEIGVGLLPAGGGTKEMCLRAVEQAAHTGIDVTPFIFKYFQQIGMAKVAMGAAELYGMGYMRQADSITMNPERLIADAKQKVLGMAPNFRPRRAAVNVPAPGRSIAASIKSQLWNMQAGGFVTAYEMEVGGLIADVICGGNVPAGTPISEDYLLQLEREGFLKLCGNKKTVERIQNMLKTGKPLRN; encoded by the coding sequence ATGAGGCAGATCAACAAAGTTGCCGTTTTAGGCGCGGGCGTCATGGGCGCCACCATTGCAGCTCATCTGGCCAATGCCGGACTCGATGTGCTGATGCTCGACATTGTGCCGAACGCCCTGGCACCCCAGGAAGAAGCCGCCGGGCTGACACTTGAGAGCCCGCAGGTCCGCAACCGCATCGTAGCAAACGGCCGCGAAGCCCTGAAGAAACTCAAACCCGCACCACTCTTCCTGCCCGAATACCTGCAACAGATCGATATCGGCAATCTCAGCGATGACCTGGCCAGACTCAAAGAGTGCGATTGGGTAATCGAGGTCGTCATCGAGCGGATGGATATCAAAAAAACCTTGCTCACCAGCCTGATCCCCCATCTGGCCGAAGGCGCCATCCTCACCAGCAACACCAGCGGCCTGTCCATCAACGAACTGGCCGAGGTGCTGCCGGTAGAAGTGCAAAAGAATTTTCTGGTCACCCACTTCTTCAACCCACCGCGCTACATGCGCCTGCTCGAGATCGTTCCCTGCACGAAGACCGACCCCGAAGTGGTCAGGGGACTGGCCGACTTTATCACCCGCCGCCTCGGCAAAGGTGTCGTTTACGCCAAGGATACCGCCAACTTCATCGCCAACCGGATCGGTGTTTACGCCATCTTCAAGGGCCTGGAGCATATGCTCGAGATGGGGCTGACGGTCGAAGAGGTCGACAGCATCGCCGGCCCTGCCACCGCGCGGCCAAAATCGGCCGCTTTCCGCACCGCCGACCTGGTCGGAATCGACACCCTGGTGCACGTCGCCAATAACTCCTACGAATATCTGCCGAACGACGAAGAGCGCGAGGTCTTCAAGATCCCGGCCTTCATGCAGCAGATGGTTGAAAAAGGGCTGCTCGGCAACAAGAGCCGTCAGGGCTTTTACAAGATAGACAAGAGCGGCGGCAAGAAGCAGATCTTCTACTACGACTACAATACGGGTGAATACAAGCCGGCTGAAAAACCAAAGTTCGCTTCGGTGACGGCAGTCAAGATGATTGATGATCCGGCCAAAAAGGTCGCGATGATGATCGCCGCCGGTGACAAGGGGAGCGAATACGCCTGGCGCACCCTGCGCGACAGCCTGCTCTACACCTTAAAGCGCATCCCCGAAATCGCCGACGACGTGGTTAATGTCGACAACGCCATGAAGTGGGGCTTCAACTGGGAGATCGGTCCGTTCGAGATGTTCGACGCCATCGGCGTGAAAAACTTCGTCAAACGTTGCGACAGCGAGCAGATCGTAGTCCCGGACGTTCTACGCGGCATCGACAGTTTTTACCGTTTCAACGCACAGGGTGTGAAGGAATATTTCGACCTCGGCTCAAACGACTACCAGGCGGTTGAACGCCCCGCTGGCGTCATCGATCTGCAGATTCTCAGGAAAGCCCAGGGTGTGGTTGAAAAGAATGCCGGTAGCAGCCTGCATGATCTGGGCGACGGGGTCTTCGGTCTCGAATTCCATTCCAAGATGAACGCTATCAGCGGCGATATCCTCGCCATGACCCAAAAAGCGGTCAAACGCGCCGAGACTGAAGGGGTGGGTCTGGTCGTCGGCAACCAGGGGACCAACTTCTCGGTAGGCGCCAACCTGATGCTGATGGCGGTGGCTCTGGCCGAGGGGGCCTACGACGACATCAACATGATGATCAAACAGTTTCAGAAAGCGACCATGTCGCTGAAGCTCTCCAAGGTGCCGGTGGTGGTTGCGCCCTTCGGCATGACCCTGGGGGGCGGTTGCGAATATGCCCTGCACGCCTCGGCGATCAACGCCTCGGCCGAGACCTACATGGGTCTGGTCGAAATCGGGGTCGGACTGCTCCCGGCCGGTGGCGGCACCAAAGAGATGTGCCTGCGCGCCGTAGAACAGGCCGCCCACACCGGCATCGACGTCACGCCGTTCATCTTCAAGTACTTCCAGCAGATCGGCATGGCCAAGGTCGCCATGGGCGCCGCTGAACTCTACGGCATGGGGTACATGCGCCAGGCCGACAGCATCACCATGAACCCCGAACGTCTGATTGCCGATGCCAAGCAGAAGGTTCTCGGCATGGCACCCAACTTCCGGCCGCGTCGGGCGGCTGTCAACGTCCCGGCACCGGGGCGCAGCATCGCCGCCAGCATCAAGAGTCAATTGTGGAACATGCAGGCTGGCGGTTTTGTCACGGCCTACGAGATGGAGGTTGGCGGACTGATCGCCGATGTGATCTGCGGGGGCAACGTCCCTGCTGGCACCCCGATCTCCGAAGACTATCTGCTGCAGCTTGAGCGCGAGGGCTTCCTCAAACTCTGCGGCAACAAGAAGACCGTCGAGCGGATTCAGAACATGCTCAAAACCGGCAAGCCGCTACGCAACTAA
- a CDS encoding ATP synthase subunit I has protein sequence MTNRDDQLLKDIGRLNWFVLVFMVLVSLFWRSAPVTLGVVAGGLLVILNFGWMGRSLMKVISSPQAYSPRGFKRNYFFRLLFVGSTIFLLLVRGGVDPLALVFGLSVVVISLLLTTLKRLY, from the coding sequence GTGACAAACCGCGATGATCAGTTGCTTAAGGATATTGGTCGTCTGAACTGGTTCGTTTTGGTGTTTATGGTTCTGGTCAGTCTTTTTTGGCGATCAGCGCCAGTAACCTTGGGGGTTGTCGCCGGGGGACTGCTGGTTATTCTGAATTTCGGGTGGATGGGGCGCTCTTTAATGAAGGTGATAAGTTCACCGCAGGCCTACTCTCCTCGTGGATTCAAGCGGAATTATTTTTTTCGGCTGCTGTTTGTTGGCAGCACCATCTTCCTGCTTCTGGTCCGCGGTGGGGTTGATCCCCTGGCCTTGGTTTTCGGGCTTTCAGTCGTTGTCATAAGCCTGCTGTTGACAACACTCAAACGACTTTACTAG
- the hemL gene encoding glutamate-1-semialdehyde 2,1-aminomutase, with product MNHQASEALFEKAKTVIPGGVNSPVRAFKSVGCNPLFITKSAGSRITDADGNEYIDYVGSWGPMILGHCHPKVVEAIQRTAASGASFGAPTARETELAEMVCAAYPNIEMVRMVSSGTEATMSAIRLARGYTGRDKILKFDGCYHGHADSLLVKAGSGLATFGVPTSSGVPADFAKYTLTAVYNDLADVRRIVDANKGELACIIIEPIAGNMGCVPPVAGFLEGLRTLCDAEGILLIIDEVMTGFRVAYGGAQERYGVRGDLVCLGKIIGGGLPVGAFGGKREIMEALSPLGGVYQAGTLSGNPLAMSAGIATLKLLQEDGFYQQLEEKSAYLSKGLRQAADSAQVATCSHRVGAMFCTFFQQGPVNNFDDALKSNTDAFGRFFRSMLNAGINLAPSQFEAGFMSVAHSRDDLDRTIEAAAKAFAAL from the coding sequence ATGAATCATCAAGCCTCAGAAGCTCTCTTTGAGAAAGCCAAAACCGTCATTCCTGGTGGAGTAAACAGTCCGGTGCGGGCGTTTAAGTCGGTCGGGTGCAATCCACTATTTATCACAAAGTCCGCCGGTAGCCGTATTACCGATGCCGATGGCAACGAATATATTGATTACGTCGGTTCCTGGGGGCCAATGATTTTGGGCCACTGTCATCCCAAGGTCGTTGAAGCGATCCAGCGGACTGCAGCCAGTGGTGCTTCTTTTGGAGCGCCGACCGCCCGTGAAACGGAACTGGCCGAGATGGTCTGTGCGGCCTATCCGAATATTGAGATGGTGCGGATGGTTTCCTCCGGCACAGAAGCAACCATGAGTGCTATCCGTCTGGCGCGTGGCTACACCGGGCGCGACAAAATCCTTAAATTTGACGGTTGTTATCACGGCCATGCTGATAGCCTTCTGGTGAAGGCCGGCAGTGGTCTCGCGACCTTCGGGGTGCCGACTTCTTCAGGAGTTCCGGCCGACTTTGCCAAGTACACTTTGACGGCGGTTTACAATGATCTGGCTGATGTCCGGCGAATAGTTGATGCAAACAAAGGGGAGCTGGCCTGTATCATTATTGAGCCGATTGCCGGAAACATGGGCTGCGTACCACCGGTTGCCGGTTTTCTGGAAGGGTTGCGGACGCTCTGTGATGCTGAGGGCATTTTGCTGATTATTGATGAGGTTATGACCGGGTTCCGGGTGGCATACGGCGGCGCTCAGGAGCGTTACGGTGTACGTGGTGATCTGGTCTGTCTCGGCAAAATCATCGGAGGCGGTCTTCCGGTGGGAGCATTCGGGGGCAAGCGCGAGATCATGGAGGCACTTTCACCCCTTGGCGGTGTTTATCAGGCGGGAACCCTGTCAGGCAACCCGCTGGCGATGAGTGCCGGAATTGCCACTTTGAAGTTGTTGCAGGAAGATGGATTTTATCAGCAACTTGAAGAGAAGAGCGCTTATCTGTCAAAGGGCCTGCGGCAGGCTGCGGACAGTGCGCAGGTTGCCACCTGCAGTCATCGCGTCGGAGCAATGTTTTGCACTTTTTTTCAGCAGGGTCCGGTCAATAATTTTGACGACGCTCTCAAGAGTAATACTGACGCATTTGGACGTTTTTTCCGCAGCATGCTCAATGCCGGAATTAATCTGGCGCCCTCTCAGTTTGAGGCGGGCTTTATGAGCGTTGCCCATAGCCGGGATGATCTTGATCGTACGATTGAGGCTGCAGCCAAGGCGTTTGCGGCACTTTAA
- a CDS encoding OmpP1/FadL family transporter, with the protein MKKSLALSLVFLGALLLPVSMACASGFAIVEQSVSGLGTSFASGAAAAEDASIVYFNPAGMTLIKGQQVVAGAHVIVPSAKFNVTSATSPGVAINPIFATIPGENDVNGGVTGVVPNLYYVNNPGNGWAFGLGINAPFGLATDYGKNWIGRYHAVESDVKTININPSVAYQVTENLSLGAGISAQYIDVTLSSMVNGGLAAFAATGGAIGTPNSTSNDIFVENKADDWSYGYNLGAIYKFSEGSRIGVSYRSKIKQELTGTTNTTVPTSVAILAGAFADQNVSGNINLPASASVSVYHEVNNKLALLADVSWTDWSSFDVLTLNFEGTGGLGGKASSTTVENWKDSWRYSLGAIYQYNDALKLRGGVAFDQTPIPDAAHRTPRIPGEDRTWVSVGAGYKFSDRISGDFAYAHLFVPNGDVNASLANNTSAGSLVGSTKNSVDIVSVQLSYNF; encoded by the coding sequence ATGAAGAAGTCGTTAGCGTTATCCCTGGTTTTCTTAGGGGCACTCCTGCTCCCCGTCAGCATGGCCTGCGCCTCAGGCTTTGCCATCGTTGAGCAGTCGGTTTCGGGACTTGGCACCTCCTTCGCGAGCGGCGCGGCAGCAGCTGAAGATGCTTCCATCGTCTACTTCAACCCCGCTGGAATGACCCTGATTAAAGGCCAGCAGGTTGTCGCCGGGGCGCATGTTATCGTGCCCTCGGCAAAATTTAACGTGACCTCGGCAACAAGTCCCGGGGTTGCTATAAATCCCATCTTCGCCACGATTCCCGGCGAAAACGACGTCAATGGTGGGGTCACCGGGGTCGTGCCGAACCTTTATTATGTCAATAATCCCGGAAATGGCTGGGCTTTTGGGCTCGGCATCAACGCCCCCTTTGGGCTGGCAACCGATTACGGTAAAAACTGGATCGGCCGCTACCATGCGGTTGAATCCGACGTAAAGACGATCAACATCAACCCCAGCGTGGCCTACCAGGTGACCGAAAACCTGAGTCTTGGGGCTGGAATCAGCGCCCAATATATCGACGTCACCCTTTCGAGTATGGTCAATGGAGGCCTTGCTGCTTTTGCTGCCACCGGCGGCGCAATCGGCACCCCGAACTCAACCAGCAATGACATCTTTGTCGAGAACAAAGCAGACGACTGGTCCTATGGTTACAACCTGGGCGCAATCTACAAGTTCAGTGAGGGGAGCCGGATTGGGGTCTCCTACCGTTCAAAAATCAAGCAAGAGTTGACCGGAACCACCAACACGACAGTTCCAACATCGGTCGCTATCCTTGCAGGCGCTTTTGCCGACCAAAATGTCAGCGGCAACATCAATCTGCCGGCCTCTGCGTCTGTAAGCGTCTACCACGAAGTCAATAACAAACTGGCATTATTGGCAGACGTCAGTTGGACAGACTGGAGTAGTTTTGATGTACTGACGCTGAATTTTGAGGGAACTGGCGGGCTCGGTGGCAAGGCTTCTTCAACCACAGTTGAAAACTGGAAAGACAGCTGGCGCTATTCCCTGGGCGCTATCTATCAGTACAACGATGCCCTCAAACTGCGAGGCGGGGTGGCCTTCGACCAGACCCCGATTCCAGACGCCGCGCATCGCACTCCGCGGATTCCGGGCGAGGACCGCACCTGGGTCTCTGTTGGCGCTGGGTACAAATTCAGCGACCGGATCAGCGGCGACTTTGCTTATGCCCATCTATTTGTACCTAACGGTGATGTCAATGCCTCCCTGGCTAACAACACCAGCGCTGGCTCTCTTGTCGGTTCCACTAAGAATTCAGTCGATATTGTCAGTGTCCAGTTAAGCTACAATTTTTAA
- a CDS encoding cytochrome c3 family protein, which produces MKKHVWRPLYVVIGLVAGILIFRMFYVPADFGVQDRGYTFGFHRLSNEQEWKNFPAKYKSSDYCAGCHEDNSASIAKSDHGIIPCEDCHGPALNHPEDPEKLTINRSRDLCLRCHSKLFMPSSQRNDLRGIDPKTHNSGIECAECHNPHNPSLENM; this is translated from the coding sequence GTGAAAAAACACGTGTGGCGGCCGCTCTATGTGGTCATTGGGCTTGTAGCCGGCATTCTGATTTTTAGAATGTTTTACGTTCCAGCCGATTTCGGGGTTCAAGATCGCGGGTATACTTTTGGTTTTCACCGACTGAGCAACGAGCAAGAGTGGAAAAATTTCCCTGCTAAGTATAAGAGTTCCGACTATTGCGCTGGATGCCACGAAGACAACAGCGCAAGTATCGCCAAATCTGATCATGGCATCATCCCCTGCGAGGATTGCCACGGTCCCGCCTTGAATCATCCGGAAGATCCAGAAAAATTAACGATCAACCGTAGCCGCGATCTGTGTCTGCGCTGTCATTCAAAGTTGTTTATGCCTTCCAGCCAGCGTAATGACCTGCGTGGCATCGATCCGAAAACCCATAATTCGGGGATCGAATGTGCCGAGTGCCATAATCCGCACAACCCGAGTCTGGAGAATATGTAA
- the atpE gene encoding ATP synthase F0 subunit C, which produces MEFFAWCVMAAGIGMGLGSFGTGIGQGLAIKSAVEGVARNPGASGKILTTMMIGLAMIESLAIYVFVVAMIILFANPFTEEVVKLLVK; this is translated from the coding sequence ATGGAATTTTTTGCATGGTGTGTGATGGCAGCTGGTATCGGCATGGGTCTTGGTTCTTTCGGTACCGGTATCGGTCAGGGTCTGGCCATTAAATCGGCAGTTGAAGGTGTTGCGCGCAACCCAGGCGCTTCGGGTAAAATCCTGACCACCATGATGATCGGTCTGGCGATGATCGAGTCATTGGCTATCTATGTTTTCGTTGTTGCCATGATTATCCTCTTTGCCAATCCCTTCACTGAAGAAGTCGTGAAGTTGCTGGTTAAATAA
- a CDS encoding cytochrome c3 family protein produces MGVTVKNFLAWCRRHLILVTVLTLVAIVGFGYVNIQILHMTSEPEFCQLCHPDKGFGALAEVDSWEHSGHAAAGVSCLDCHGRPGVLGYIKAKLGGLRDTYMQLTITPEEKRNILENPDQHLVPSEQCTFCHTDAGNAAYRKKHKYTMQLVEMRMLDSVKNPEFRERKGLPDIMKDTFVGGTHFDHAFHIESFDLECNSCHFGLIHRAQSKSDRMNMCLVCHAENKDTSAPQLANCQTCHEAQYDMNLGKGAKGVAGEPSLMWAADVKCEGCHTGAESGQFRPTSATCTNCHEADYVDIFNDWASSTKARLKELNLIRSEVETLLKDADKRKRKTTEEWARYEKALYNFRLVRNDGTHGVHNNEYANAILDSVAADFREIQKGLNDAW; encoded by the coding sequence ATGGGAGTGACTGTTAAGAATTTTCTGGCCTGGTGTCGGCGTCACCTGATTTTGGTGACGGTATTGACTCTGGTTGCAATCGTCGGCTTTGGTTATGTCAACATCCAGATTCTGCACATGACCTCCGAACCCGAATTTTGCCAACTCTGCCACCCTGACAAAGGGTTTGGCGCACTGGCAGAAGTCGATTCCTGGGAACATTCGGGTCACGCTGCGGCTGGTGTCTCCTGCCTCGACTGCCATGGTCGTCCCGGTGTTTTAGGTTATATCAAGGCGAAGCTTGGTGGCCTGAGAGATACCTATATGCAATTGACCATCACCCCGGAAGAGAAGCGGAATATTCTTGAAAACCCGGATCAACATCTTGTCCCCTCTGAACAATGTACCTTTTGCCACACAGATGCAGGGAACGCCGCATATCGTAAGAAGCATAAATACACTATGCAGCTGGTTGAAATGCGCATGCTCGACTCGGTCAAAAACCCCGAGTTCCGTGAGCGTAAGGGTCTGCCGGATATCATGAAGGACACCTTTGTCGGAGGTACTCACTTTGATCATGCCTTCCACATTGAATCATTCGATCTGGAGTGTAACTCCTGCCACTTCGGCTTGATCCATCGCGCCCAGTCCAAGAGTGACCGCATGAACATGTGTCTGGTCTGTCATGCCGAAAATAAAGATACTTCAGCCCCGCAGCTGGCAAATTGCCAGACCTGCCACGAAGCCCAGTATGATATGAATCTGGGCAAGGGGGCAAAGGGTGTCGCTGGTGAGCCAAGTCTGATGTGGGCGGCCGATGTTAAATGTGAAGGCTGTCATACCGGTGCGGAAAGTGGCCAGTTTCGTCCGACGTCCGCGACCTGTACCAACTGCCATGAAGCTGACTACGTCGATATCTTTAATGATTGGGCCAGCAGCACCAAGGCTCGTTTGAAGGAACTCAACCTGATTCGTTCCGAGGTTGAAACTTTGTTGAAAGATGCAGATAAGCGTAAGAGAAAAACTACAGAAGAATGGGCCCGGTACGAAAAAGCGCTTTATAATTTTCGTCTAGTTCGGAACGATGGAACCCACGGGGTTCACAACAATGAGTATGCTAACGCGATTCTTGATTCTGTAGCTGCAGATTTCCGTGAGATCCAAAAAGGACTGAACGACGCCTGGTAG
- a CDS encoding AtpZ/AtpI family protein, translated as MAENNKQLFKSLSFLSSVGISMVAATFIGLAIGHYLDLWLGTTPWLTLIFLLMGIVSGFRNIFILTRRELRRQEQGDQNQSESKRDKPR; from the coding sequence ATGGCAGAAAATAATAAACAGCTATTTAAATCACTAAGTTTTCTTTCGAGTGTCGGAATCTCGATGGTGGCGGCCACCTTTATCGGTCTGGCCATCGGCCATTATCTCGATCTCTGGTTGGGGACAACCCCCTGGTTGACCTTGATTTTTTTATTGATGGGGATTGTTTCTGGATTTCGGAACATTTTTATTTTGACGAGGCGTGAATTGCGCCGGCAAGAGCAGGGCGATCAGAACCAGTCGGAATCAAAACGTGACAAACCGCGATGA